The stretch of DNA AAGGTCCCGGATATTGTTTGATAACAAAATACTTCCGATAAGTACAGCAATAGGAACAGAAACCAGCACACTCTCCAAACTTATCGTATTGGTTTGGATAAAGAAAGAAATAAGGATAATGGTCGTACCCATTAAAATTCCGGATAGAAGTTCCCCCAGGGGAGAATAGGCAATTGGGTAAGGCCCGCCGGTATAAAGGTAACCGGCAGCCATGCAAACAAGACCCACAGCTGCAAGCCACCAACTGCTTGCGGCGCAAATGTAGATCCCCGCGATAATGGACAGGGCGTAAAAGGCTATCGCAATATACAATACCGTAGACGCTTGAACGCCGTCACGGACAATGGTACCGCCTATGCCTACAGATTCCGGAGTGTCCAATCCCTTTACATAATCATAGTATTCATTAAACATATTAGTGGCTGACTGAATGAGCAGCGACGCTAACAGCATGACCAAAAACAGTGGAATATTAACTTGTCCGGCTTTAAGAGCCAGTGCTGTACCTACTGAGACAGGAACAAAGGCGGCTGTCAGAGTATGGGGGCGTAACAGCCTCCACCATACCTGCCAGTTTGCCTTTTTTGGCTGTTTTTTCATTGGTTTTGCCTTTCGGTTTATGAAAATGAAGAAAAACAATCATCAGCATGGTGCCGATTACTACTGGCAGTTTTACCCTCCATCCACCCAATGCTGTAATAGTACCTGTGATCAAAGGGTGGAGCAAAAGGTTTTATTTCACATCTAATTCCATAGCTTGCCTCTCCAATTATCAACGTTATCTAATTATAACACTTTTGCAGGGACGCTGATGGATAAAACAGTACAGCTATCGCTAACAATAACTTTCGCATAAAAACACCATCCTAACTTTAAACGCCAGGGCAACTGTTGGTTACAGCCGGGCATTTTTTTATTTTTAAGCCTTATGATCGCTTAAAATTAAGACGTACCAGGTGTTAAAAAGTTCGCTTGTGGATAAATAAACGATATAAAGGTTTTATAATGCGGCATGTTTACTAAATGTTAAATTAAGCGCAGTATCTATTGTTCAGTAACTTATCAGCTGCTAAATGAATAATATGGGAAAAACGTAATAAGATTGGATAGATATGGATTGCCACAATCTATCTTGATTTGGCACAATCATTGGTAAAGGGGGGCTTTAATCTGAGCATTTTTTTATTTGCTGGACTTTTATTTCAAAGGGGGGCAGTAACGTATGCAGGTGAAAAAATTAAATAAGTTAAGCCTGTCTTTAGTATTGCTATTCGTGTTGTCCCTTTTTGTAGGGATGTATGCAGCATTTGCCGGCGTGTGCCTCCAGCCGGCGGTGAACTACCCGGTGGGAAACAATCCTAACGGCATCGCTGCGGCGGACTTTAACAATGACGGTGACGTGGATCTGGCGACGACAAACTTGTTGGACGATGATATATCAATCCTGTTGGGTAATGGAGATGGCACCTTCGGTGAGGCCACTAACTTTCTGGTGGGGAGTTACCCCCGTGGCATCAGCGCGGCAGATTTTAATAACGATGGCAGCGTGGACCTGGCAGTGATAAATACCCTAAATGATAATGTCTCCATTTTGTTGGGTGACGGCACCGGCAGTTTCGGATCGGTCACTAACTTTCCTGCTGGGGCTCTTCCCATAGGCATTACCGCGGCGGACTTTAATAATGACAACAATGTGGATCTTGCGGTAACAGGCCTGAGTGACAATGTTTCCATTCTTCTTGGTAACGGAGACGGCAGTTTCGGGGCGGCTACCGACTTTCCGGTGGGACATTCTCCTTTTAGCATCACTGCGGCGGACTTTGACAACGACGGTAATGTGGATTTGGCTACGGCAAATAATCTTGATAATAACGTTTCCGTACTGCTGGGCAACGGTACGGGCAATTTTGCTCCGGTCGCCGGCTCTCCTTTCGCGGCGGGGATTGGTCCCTTTAGCATCACTTCGGCGGACTTTGATAATGATAATAATGTCGACCTGGCGGTAACAAATATTAATGATAATACCGTTTCCGTACTGCTGGGCGACGGTAACGGCAATTTTGCTTCAGCTGCCCGCTCTCCTTTTCTGGTGGGCGATGGGCCTATAGGTATGACCGCAGCAGACTTTGACAATGACAGCAACGTGGACCTGGCGGTAGCTAACTCCAGCGACTCAGATGTATCAATCCTGCGGGGTAATGGAAAAGGTGATTTTAGGGTGGTCACTATCTTCCCGGTGGGGGATTTTCCTTTTGGCATCACCGCGGCGGACTTTGAAGGTGGCGGCAAGTATGGACTGGCCACGGCAAATGCTGATTCTAACAATGTCTCTGTCTTGCTGCAGGAAGTGTACGGTTGTAATAACACTACTAACTCAGCTACCAGGAAATAAGAAGGCACCTTTTAAACTAATGACAACCAGACAGCGTATAATGAATTTCTATAAGGCACTCCATCTTAAGATAAGAGGGGTGCTCTTTATATTTTTTTATTCAAAAAGACTGAGGTAATCTTTATAGCCTTCTTTATCTAAATCTTCCTTAGGAATAAATCGTAATGATGCCGAGTTGATGCAATAACGTAAACCCGTTGGGGCCGGGCCGTCATCAAATACATGGCCCAGATGGGAGTCGGCATCTTTGCTTCTAACCTCTGTGCGGGTCATGTTATGGCTTTTGTCTAGATGCTCTTTTATATTGTCAAAATGGAGCGGCTTGGTGAAACTGGGCCACCCGCACCCCGAATCGTACTTATCAAGGGAACTAAACAGTGGCTCGCCGGAAACGACATCCACATATATGCCATCTTGCTTATTATCCCAGTATTCATTGTTGAAAGGTGGCTCGGTGGCGTTGCACTGGGTTACCTCATATTGAATTTTACTTAGCCTTTCCTTAAGTAATTCCCGGTCTGTGTTTTTATCCCAGTGCTTTTGTATAAAGCTTTCACGTCCTGAGCCCCTGCGATAAATGCCGTAGTGCACAGGGTTCTTTTGATGGTAGTTTTGATGGTATTCTTCGGCGGGATAAAAGCGGGAGGCCTTGATTATTTGCGTGGCAATTGGCAGTTCAAAATGGCCGCTTTCTTCAATTGCCCTTTTAGATGCTTCGGCCTTTTGCTTTTGTGTCAAGCTATGATAGAAAATTGCGGTTTGGTAAGATGTGCCACGGTCGGCAAATTGGCCCCCTGGATCGGTTGGGTCGATTTGGCGCCAGTAAGTATCCAGTAATTTTTCATATGAGCACAAGTCAGGATTGAAAGCTATTTGTACAGCCTCATAATGTCCCGTTGTATTTGAGCAGACTTCTTCGTATGTGGGAGATTCTTTATGCCCACCTGTATAACCGGAAACTACCTTTACAACTCCCGGTATTTGCTGAAAAGGGGCCACCAGGCACCAAAAACAGCCGCCCGCGAAGGTGGCCAGTTCCAAACGTTGTTTTTCTTTTTCTATATTGACCAATTAAATCACCCCACCTGTTTTTATTAACATAATACTGCGACGATATGTGATTTTTTATGCCTATCCCTGGTGCCTTAAAATGTTACCTTTGAGTTTTCAGGTTGTTTGGAAATTGGTAAGTAGCCCTAAGTACTCATCCGGTGGGAAAAAACATTAACATTGTGACAAATATAGTTGACAAAATGTTAATTAGGGCTTGCTGAATTGAACAAAAACCTAATAAAATCAAGGATTTAGGAGCATATTTGTCGAAATTAGATGCATGGAAATTGCGGTAAAGATTGCAAAAACCGTGCACCTGGAGGCAAAAAAATGTTCCGTAAAGTGGAAAACCAATATTATCTTGAAGAATTTATACTACCATTTGAAGGCAAATTGAGAGCTGATAACCGCTGGGTAAAACTGGCTAAAATTATCCCCTGGGAAAGCATTGAAGAACGCTATGCCAATCTTTTTCCCAGCAACCGTGGACAGTTGGCTAAACCCGTCAGAATGGCCCTTGGTGCTTTAATCATTAAAGAGAAATGTGGCTACAGCGACCGTGAAACAGTGGAGCAGATCACTGAGAATCCGTACTTGCAATTTTTCATCGGTCTAAGAGAATATCAAGATCGGCCACCATTTGACCCTTCCCTAATGGTTCATTTTCGTAAGCGTTTTGGCTCTGAAACATTAAAAGATATCAACGAAGAAATCTGCCGTGCTGCCAAAAAAGCGGAAGATAAAAAGAATGACGATGACAACAAGCCCGAACTGCCCTCAGGTGGCAATAAAACGAGATCCGAGGAACCCGACAAACCAGAAAGGAAAGCTTCTTCCTTTGAGGTATATCCGGCAAATAAAGGCAAACTTATCCTGGATGCCACCTGTGCCCCGGCAGACATACGCTACCCTACGGACCTATCCTTGCTTAACGAAGCCAGGGAAAAGTTGGATAACATTATTGACCTCGTGCACAAGACTCTTGGTAAGCCCGGCAGAAGACCGCGTACTTATCGACAAATAGCTCGTAAAGCCTACCTAAACATTGTTCACAACAGAAAACCTGGTAAGAAAGCTATCCGAAAAGCCGTCGGTAAACAGTTGCGCTTTGTGAGTCGTAATCTGCGTGCTGTGGACCATCTGCTTGCTATAGCCGGTGATAATCATGGCCTAAGTCGGAAATATCAGGAAACATTGCGCACCATACGTATGGTCTACGAACAGCAACTCTACATGTATACACACCGCACTCACAAGATAAATGATCGTATTGTCAGCATCAGCCAGCCGCATGTGCGTCCCATTGTTCGGGGTAAAGTCACTGCCGATACCGAGTTCGGTGCCAAAGTCGCCATTAGCATTGTAGACGGCTACGCGTATATGGAAACGCTGAGTTGGGACGCCTTCAATGAAGGGATAACCTTAATTGAATCAGTGGAATGTTACCGCCAAAAGTACGGGTACTACCCTGAAGCCGTCCTAGCCGACAAGATATACCGAAATAGGGGAAACTTGCGTTACTGCGAAGAATGTGGCATACGACTCAGTGGGCCAAGGCTAGGGAGACCACTGGTTGATAAAATGCTACAGAAAGAACAGAATCGCTTGGAACGGCAGGACGCTAGCGAACGTAATGCTGTAGAGGGAAAATTCGGCGAAGCCAAGCGGCACTATGGTTTGGGTCGTATTATGGCACGCTTGAAAGAGACCGCAGAAAGCGTAATCTGTCTGCAGTTCCTGGTGATGAACTTGGAGCATAGACTCCGTGTTCTTTTGTTCTATTTTCTGCGACATCTATTTCAATCTAATCTGGCACCGGGGAGACTATCATTATTGTGTTTTAGTTGAAATAAGGATCGGTTCAGCAATCCCTAATTAAACCTTACATTATGGGTAGTCACTTTTGCAAAGGGGTTGCCTTATATGTTGCAAAACCGGGTAAAAGAATTAAGGGCAAGACATAATTTTAACCAGTCTGAATTAGGAAAATTGGTAGGGGTAACTCGCCAAACCATTGGTATGATTGAAAAAGGAGACTATGCACCATCTGTCGCTTTGGCACTCAAAATTTCGAAAGCATTTCAAGTACCTTTAGAAGAAGTTTTTTGGCTGGATGAGGAGGAAAAACAATGATTGAACGGTTTTTGCGTTCGCCATTTACGATGTGCTTATTTTTAGTAGGGATGGGTCTTATATATGCATTTGGTATAGTAACTGAAAGACGCGGATATCCTTTTCTATTTATCGTAATTGGTTTTGCTTTGTTTACAGTAACTTATTTTGGATTGATGTTGTACTACAACTATAAATATCCGACCAGAAAAATTCCTATTTTTACTTATATCCCTTATGAGCTTAAGGAGGAAGACGAGGGACATCAATACTTTACGTATCGTGCATGCAGAAAAGTATATATTTATTATTATTTTGCCATTCCCATTTCGATTGGACTCATTATTGTTTTTAGAGAAATTGAATGGATGCCTGTATTTTTACTGGTAGCATTAGGGCTGGGCCAGTACTTTACTTATTGGTCGGAAATTAAGAAATTGAACGATTAAATCAACCCAA from Desulfoscipio gibsoniae DSM 7213 encodes:
- the msrB gene encoding peptide-methionine (R)-S-oxide reductase MsrB encodes the protein MVNIEKEKQRLELATFAGGCFWCLVAPFQQIPGVVKVVSGYTGGHKESPTYEEVCSNTTGHYEAVQIAFNPDLCSYEKLLDTYWRQIDPTDPGGQFADRGTSYQTAIFYHSLTQKQKAEASKRAIEESGHFELPIATQIIKASRFYPAEEYHQNYHQKNPVHYGIYRRGSGRESFIQKHWDKNTDRELLKERLSKIQYEVTQCNATEPPFNNEYWDNKQDGIYVDVVSGEPLFSSLDKYDSGCGWPSFTKPLHFDNIKEHLDKSHNMTRTEVRSKDADSHLGHVFDDGPAPTGLRYCINSASLRFIPKEDLDKEGYKDYLSLFE
- a CDS encoding FG-GAP repeat domain-containing protein, with the translated sequence MQVKKLNKLSLSLVLLFVLSLFVGMYAAFAGVCLQPAVNYPVGNNPNGIAAADFNNDGDVDLATTNLLDDDISILLGNGDGTFGEATNFLVGSYPRGISAADFNNDGSVDLAVINTLNDNVSILLGDGTGSFGSVTNFPAGALPIGITAADFNNDNNVDLAVTGLSDNVSILLGNGDGSFGAATDFPVGHSPFSITAADFDNDGNVDLATANNLDNNVSVLLGNGTGNFAPVAGSPFAAGIGPFSITSADFDNDNNVDLAVTNINDNTVSVLLGDGNGNFASAARSPFLVGDGPIGMTAADFDNDSNVDLAVANSSDSDVSILRGNGKGDFRVVTIFPVGDFPFGITAADFEGGGKYGLATANADSNNVSVLLQEVYGCNNTTNSATRK
- a CDS encoding IS5 family transposase, which produces MFRKVENQYYLEEFILPFEGKLRADNRWVKLAKIIPWESIEERYANLFPSNRGQLAKPVRMALGALIIKEKCGYSDRETVEQITENPYLQFFIGLREYQDRPPFDPSLMVHFRKRFGSETLKDINEEICRAAKKAEDKKNDDDNKPELPSGGNKTRSEEPDKPERKASSFEVYPANKGKLILDATCAPADIRYPTDLSLLNEAREKLDNIIDLVHKTLGKPGRRPRTYRQIARKAYLNIVHNRKPGKKAIRKAVGKQLRFVSRNLRAVDHLLAIAGDNHGLSRKYQETLRTIRMVYEQQLYMYTHRTHKINDRIVSISQPHVRPIVRGKVTADTEFGAKVAISIVDGYAYMETLSWDAFNEGITLIESVECYRQKYGYYPEAVLADKIYRNRGNLRYCEECGIRLSGPRLGRPLVDKMLQKEQNRLERQDASERNAVEGKFGEAKRHYGLGRIMARLKETAESVICLQFLVMNLEHRLRVLLFYFLRHLFQSNLAPGRLSLLCFS
- a CDS encoding 1,4-dihydroxy-2-naphthoate polyprenyltransferase, which produces MKKQPKKANWQVWWRLLRPHTLTAAFVPVSVGTALALKAGQVNIPLFLVMLLASLLIQSATNMFNEYYDYVKGLDTPESVGIGGTIVRDGVQASTVLYIAIAFYALSIIAGIYICAASSWWLAAVGLVCMAAGYLYTGGPYPIAYSPLGELLSGILMGTTIILISFFIQTNTISLESVLVSVPIAVLIGSILLSNNIRDLDGDRAKGRRTIPILLGRSNAITLLAALFTFSYLWITGLVLLSIISPWALLALVSITKARQAVSGFRGKSRAVEMMPAMQATAQTNTIFGLLLAVGLTMCCWF
- a CDS encoding helix-turn-helix transcriptional regulator; this translates as MLQNRVKELRARHNFNQSELGKLVGVTRQTIGMIEKGDYAPSVALALKISKAFQVPLEEVFWLDEEEKQ